DNA from Bacteroidales bacterium:
AGTTGTGCATAGAATAATTTTGAAATATTAATTTAATATACTGTATATCAGTATATTGCATAACCTTTTTTGATTTATTTATGAACAATTTATTTAACATTTTTAATAGCACAACGGGTTATTAATATGTATTTTATATTCTTAGTAATTATATCTTAGTTGACTCAGTAAAACATTTAACTAAAATATTGATTATCATGTTATTACAAATTATTTTATACATATTTAAGTAATTAAATATCTAATAACTTTAATTTTTTATTAATTCAACCCTTGATTTGCATACCACATCAATTAATCAAAATGTGGGTCGTCGCCTTTTGAAGGTACCTTTGATTTGTCCTGAAAAATCTTGTCTAAAGTAGGTTTGAAAATAACCCAGTCAATAGATTGGTTTAATCTATCATACGTTTAGCAAAGTTTTGTTAGTTTTTCAAGTAATAAATTATCATAAAGTAAACCAAGTAGTTTGATATTTGCTATGTTTTCTTTTTATCTTTAAAATAATACTTTTTGATGTAAAAACAAGCTTATATTATTAATTATCAATTGTTTATATCATAAATTTGTTTTTAGGATGCAAAATTAATAAAAAATTATACTTTAAAGTATTACAAGTAATATTTAACAAATAAATAACTAATAATATCAATACAAAAATAAACGCTCATAGATTTTGGATTTGAAAACTCGAACTTTGAAGCAAAAACATGAACCAAGGTAAATATGTTTTTGCATAGATGGTGTTGTTTTTGCTCAAGTATGAAGTTCAAAAATGTGTCGATAAGTATTCCGGAGATTACAAAACCCAATGGTTTACTTGTCGGATTCATTTTAGGATAATGTGCTTTGCCCAACTGACCTACAGGGAAAGTCTAAGGAATATTGAAAATAGTCTCATAGCCATTTCTGGCAGGTTATTTCATTGCGGCATTCCGCAACCAGTTCCCCGAAGTACTTTGTCTGATGCAAATGAAATGAGGGATTGAAGAATTTATGCCGACTTTGCGGGTATCTTGGCTGCTAAAGCGCGTATTCTTTATAAAACAGACAACGATTTTCTGCTGGATTTGGAAAACATGGTTTATGTATTTAATAGTATCACGATTGATCTTTGCCTGAACCTTTTTCCATGGGCAAGATTCCGGCAAAATAAAGGTGCTGTAAAAATGCACACCTTGCTTGATGTAAGAAGAAATATTCCAGGCTTTATCCACATAACTGATGGGCTATGTAATGATGTGAATGCCTCGGGTTTCCTGCCGATTGAACAAGGAGCTTTCTATCTGATGGATAAAGGATATATTGACTACGAACGTTTATATGCAATGCATCAACAACAAGCATTTTTTGTTACACGGACAAAGGATAATATGGCAGGTTGAATTGTTTTTCAAATGGATGAAGCAGCACTTACGAATAAAGGCATTTTATGGAATAAGCTTTAATGCTGTTTGTGTTCAAATTTGAATTGCAGTGTGTGTTTACCATTTAATACCTATTGTGAAAAGAAAAATGAACATGGAAAAAAACCTTTACACAATTCTACAAACTTTAAGCCTTTGATTGTTTGAGAAAACACCTTTAAATCATCTGTTTGAAAAACAAATCTACATAATCAAAGAACAAGATAACAATAACCAATTGAATCTATTTGGTTTACAACCGGACACTAATGACTGCAAATAAACTCTTATAATAATATTTAATTCAAATCAATGACTAATTTAAAATAATGTGTTTTTGTGATGAATCCATTATAAGAAAACAAATTTTCCGAGCTAATTATTTTCAGCATATCATTGCTAAATATGCAAAACTATTTACATAATTCATTCATGTGTAACCACCGCTATCCTTTTCTTAGCATCCATCCTGACAGTCAGCGGATTTTCAAATTCGATATGGCAGAAAAATTCGGCCTTTTTCAGCAACTTTTTCCTTGAGAACACATCCCAGGAAATGAAGCCTTTGCTGGCACAAGGACTTGTAAAAAAACAGCTTAATAAAAAGTTATTGCTGCAAAATTTATAACTTCGCATTATGTACATAAAAGCCGCTACTTTCGGGCGACTTTTATTATTTTATATGTTCAAGAATTTTTTTCAATATAAACTTCCCTGCATTCCCATCTCCATATATTTCAGGGAATTGCATGCTTTTTTTTCCAACTAACTCATTGAAGGATTGAACTATTTTATCTTCATTTGCCCCGCATAACTGAGCTGTGCCTAATTCAAGAAGTTCAACCCACTCTGTTTCTTCTCTTAAAATAAGGCAAGGTTTTTTAAAAAAATATGATTCTTTCTGCACCCCGCCCGAATCTGTCATTATAAGTCTTGAGCTTTTTTCGAGTGAAATAAAATCAAGATACGAGACAGCAGGAATTATTGTGATAAGGTTGTTATTATTAATAATGTTCTTAAGGGTATCATCAGGCAGCTCAGACCATTTTTTTCTCGTACGCGGATGTAATGGAATCACAAATTTAATATCCTTTTTTTCGCAGATTCTTTGGATGGCTCTGAATATTGAGTTTAAATGCTCCGGCACATCCGTATTTGAATCCCTGTGAAGTGTTACTAAAACATAATTTTCATTTTTTAGTTTCAGGCCTGTAATCAAATTGCTTTTCTCTTCTGCCATCTTTGCAAAATAAAGTGCATTGTCATACATTATATCGCCGCAGTATAAAATTCCCGGGTTGTCAATATGATATGGCGGAATATTATTCATATTAAAACCTTCTTTAATAAGGTTTTCTATTCCTTTTTTTGTCGGAGTAAACATAAGTGTAGAAACATGGTCGGTTGCTATCCTGTTTATTTCTTCAGGCATAAGTTTATTGAAGGATCTCAGCCCTGCCTCCACGTGTATCAAAGGAATATGCATTTTTGAAGCAGCAAGAGCGCCCGCCAATGTTGAATTTGTATCTCCATAAACCAAAACAACATGAGGTGTTTCTTTTAATAAAATACTTTCAATACCCGCCATCATCTCAGCAGTCTGTTTTCCATGCTTACCCGAGCCAACCTCCAGATTATATGCCGGCTCAGGAATCTCCATCTCTCTAAAAAAAACAGAAGACATGTTGTCATCATAATGTTGTCCGGTATGCAAGATAATTTCCTGTATCTTATCAGAAAAATTTTGATGAATCACGCGGCTAATGGCAGAAGCTTTAATAAACTGTGGACGTGCGCCAACAATAGTTAATAGTTTAATCATTTATTTTTTTAATTTTGATGCAAATTTATTTCATTTTAAATCTATCAGGCTTATATTTAAAATTATTTACAAACAAAAATCATTATGAATACTGATAAAAATGAATTGACTATTGCCGAAATTATATTAAAAACACTTATTATTATGAAAAGATATCTGGTGTTAATTTTAATCTTTTTGGTTATAGGATTAGTGCTTGGATATTTATTAGTTGGAAACAAAGTTACAACGTATAAAAATGTATGCGTATTATCAACAATCGATAAAGTGCCGTTTGGTTTAATAAGAACTGTTTCTGAACCGCTCCTGAAACCTTCCGGAGAAAATGTAACTGAATTTTTTTCCTCTGAATTATCTGTTGACAAAGCTATTGCTAACAACATTATCAATATTTTTATTGATTCGTTGGTAAAGAGCGATAACAGGTATTTTAAAGTGGTATTTACCCTGAAGGACTCTTCAGAAAATAATGAATTCATTCAGGGTTATATCAAGTATCTGACACAATCTGCCGGAATTTCAAAGATAATTACAGAAAATACCGAAGCAAACAAAAAAATGCTGGATAATATCAACAAGAAATTATTTGAGCTTGAAGATTTACATAAAAAAACATCAGGCAACTCAGGTGTATTAATATCTGGAGATTCATACAAAGTATACATTGACTTGCTCGAGATGAAACAGTTGTATGCTTCTAAGCTTCAAAACGACAGCACATTTCATGTTATTGATAAAAAAGTAACATCCATGGTAAAAACACCCAGCAGAAGCTTAAGTGTAGTCAAATATGTGCTTGCATCTTTATTCACGGCTTTTATCATTATTTTTATCATTGAAATGATAAAAAGAATAAAATCAATCAAATAAAACTTGAACTACAGAGCAGGCTTCCTATGAAGGTTGACACAAAAAAGGCAGTAGAAGAATACAAAAAAAACTACGCCAACCTGGGTATTGAACATGGATTCAATAAAACAAAAAACAAAAGCATTTAATATAAAAACAAGAAAAAGAATATTTCGTTTTCTAATGCTTTTAATAATGCCCGCTATAAAAACCGCAAGCAAGCTAATAAACCCCATTACTCCCGTTCCCATAAAACTTTCAATAAACTGATTGTGAACATTTAGTTTGTTATTGTATGCATCTATCATTTTGTATTTCTGATATTCTTCCTTAAGGTTATCCATTACATCGCCTGTACCTACACCAAGCAAAATATTTTTATTAATAATTTTTACGGATGAATACCATATAGATAACCTGTCGTTTCTATTATCAGTGACATTTAGCGTATTTAAATTGAATTTTTTTATTTCATTTATTGCAATTTTAAAACGATTATTCGAAACAATTGCAACAATAATCAATGTTGAAAAGATTCCCAGTAGAAAGGCATGTATGAGTTTGTATTTTATTTTTTTTTCTTTAATTGCTTTGTACAGAAAAAAAGCTCCATAAACGATGGCAATATTCACCAAACCAACACGCGAAAAAAGCATAAACGTAAAAATGGTAAAATAAATACTCAAGAAAATTATAAAAGCTTTTTGTTTTATGCCTTGGCTGTGTTCAAGAAAAACAAACAACAAGGAAGCTAAAACAAATGTCATATACAAGCTGTAATATCCGGGATGAAGAAAAGCCGACAAACGGGAATACATAAAATAAGTGCCGCCAACTTTTATGGTTTCCCAGAACGAATACCCGGCATGAATGACATCCGCATCAAAAACCAAAATGCCTTCTTTTATAGTCAGGGAAAAATACAGGGCACGCAAAATACAAATCAGTGATGTCAGCAGGTTGGCGGCAATAAATATTTTTAACAAAAAAATGAACTTTGATTTGTAGAAATTATTAACCATCAGAAATATTAATGGAAATACTATAAATGACAGTTTAACCTGAAGATCGAACCAGCCAACTTCTTTGTTTTCGGTATATAACATACTGACAATATGAAGCAGGTAGTAAACAACCGGCAGAATTAACATGATGAGGCTTTTTGAATTCGCTCTGAATTTATTTATAAAATTCGCTTCAACAAGCCATGTAATTATCCAGAAAGCAATAAAATAAATAGAAAGCCATCGGTAAAAAGGCAACGAGAAAACCATAAGGCAGGCAGCAAAAAAATTAATTTTTTCCCGGGTAATATTTTCAAAAATCATTCTCATGTTAAATGATTAAAAAATAAATCCCTTACTTTATCAAGTGTTTCCTGTTTTTTACAAAAAGCAAACCTTACCTGCTTTGAAACAAAGTTTTTTGTTGAATAGAATGAAAAACCTGGGACTGTTGCTACACGAGTCTTTTCAATTAGCTTTCTGCTGAAATCAAAGTCGTTTTCTGCATTTAACTTTGAGAATAAACTGCTCACATCAGCTATCATATAATAGGCTCCCTTTGGTTTATAAGGTTTAAAACCTGAATTTACAAGTGTTTCATATAAATGCTTGCAGGAATCATCATATTTTTGTTGCAACTCATCGTAATATTGGTTCTCAAAAGATAAGGCTTCAGAAGCTGCGTGCTGAAAGGGTGTTGGTGCACCAACTGTAAGAAAGTCATGTACTTTTCTGATACGTGCTGTAATTTCGGGAGATGCAACAGCCCATCCCACACGCCAGCCGGTAACGGAATAGGTTTTGGAAATGGAATTAATAGTAATGGTTCGTTCAGCCATTCCGGGCAAGGATGCTAATGAAATATGCACTGAATTATCATAAAGTATGTGTTCATAAATCTCATCAGTGATGGCATAAGTATCCCACTTTTCACACAATTTTGAAATTTCCTTCATTTCTGAAAATGAAAAAACTTTCCCGGTCGGATTGTTTGGCGTATTAATAATTATCGCTTTTGTCTTATTGTTGAAAGCAGCAGAAAGTTCATCAAAGTCAATATGCCAGTCGGGTGCATACAATTTTACAAACTTGAGTGTAGCGCCGGATAAAATGCCATCAGGACCGTAATTTTCATAAAAAGGTTCAAATATGATAATCTCATCTCCGGGATTGATAATGGCTTTTAACGTAGCCAGCATGGCTTCTGTAGCACCGCAAGTAACAGTAATTTCGGTAGAAGGATTAGCAATAATGTTATTATATTTTAAAATTTTTTTGCTGATTGCCTCACGTAGTTCCGGCTCGCCAAAAGTAACCGGATATTGATTTTTGTTGGATTTAATTGCACGGATGGCAGCTTCTTTAATTAGTAAGGGGCTTTCAAAATCAGGAAAGCCCTGTGATAGGTTCAACCCATCCATGGCATCGCTGATGCGCGTCATTTCCCTGATAACAGACTCGGTGAAAGTTTCAGTGATGTATGAAAGATGTTTCATTAATATTATTATTTACCATAAAAACTTCTCACAACATGGATTACATATTCCACCTCATCATCATCAATTTCCACATTCATAGGCAGAGAACAAACTTCACGGCTGAGAGCCTCTGTTTCAGGAAAACCTTTGTCAGTTAATTTCAATCCTGCATGTTTATAATATGGCTTACGGAACTGCGTAAGCACTTCAATGCCATTTTCCTTCAGATAATCTGAAAATGCACTGCCTTGTGTTGAACGCAGGGTGTAATTCTGGTAAACATGATCAAAACCCGGCTTGTTATAGTGTGGTAAAAGCAAGTCTGGTAAATCTGACAATGCCTCCCTATAGCGGTTGGCAATCGATTGTCTTTTAGCTATCCATTCACGCATGTAACGCAACTTCACATCCAGAAAAGCTGCCTGAAGATTATCGAGCAGACAGGTAAAGCCATGGCCGTGATATTCGCCGGTATCGCGGTCTTCACCGTTAAACCTTATGCGGCGTGCAAATGTTGCAACTTCTTCGCTATTAGTGGTAATAGCTCCACCATCACCATAACCGCCTAATATTTTAAATGGATAAAAACTAAAACAACCTGTTAAGCCCCATGCTCCTGCCCCTTTCCCATTAACAGCTGAACCAAGACTTTGACAAGCATCTTCAATTACAATGAGATTGTATTTATCAGCAATTTCCATTATCCTTGGCATATCAGCCATCCAGCCGCTGAGGT
Protein-coding regions in this window:
- the wecB gene encoding UDP-N-acetylglucosamine 2-epimerase (non-hydrolyzing), with the translated sequence MIKLLTIVGARPQFIKASAISRVIHQNFSDKIQEIILHTGQHYDDNMSSVFFREMEIPEPAYNLEVGSGKHGKQTAEMMAGIESILLKETPHVVLVYGDTNSTLAGALAASKMHIPLIHVEAGLRSFNKLMPEEINRIATDHVSTLMFTPTKKGIENLIKEGFNMNNIPPYHIDNPGILYCGDIMYDNALYFAKMAEEKSNLITGLKLKNENYVLVTLHRDSNTDVPEHLNSIFRAIQRICEKKDIKFVIPLHPRTRKKWSELPDDTLKNIINNNNLITIIPAVSYLDFISLEKSSRLIMTDSGGVQKESYFFKKPCLILREETEWVELLELGTAQLCGANEDKIVQSFNELVGKKSMQFPEIYGDGNAGKFILKKILEHIK
- a CDS encoding O-antigen ligase family protein; amino-acid sequence: MRMIFENITREKINFFAACLMVFSLPFYRWLSIYFIAFWIITWLVEANFINKFRANSKSLIMLILPVVYYLLHIVSMLYTENKEVGWFDLQVKLSFIVFPLIFLMVNNFYKSKFIFLLKIFIAANLLTSLICILRALYFSLTIKEGILVFDADVIHAGYSFWETIKVGGTYFMYSRLSAFLHPGYYSLYMTFVLASLLFVFLEHSQGIKQKAFIIFLSIYFTIFTFMLFSRVGLVNIAIVYGAFFLYKAIKEKKIKYKLIHAFLLGIFSTLIIVAIVSNNRFKIAINEIKKFNLNTLNVTDNRNDRLSIWYSSVKIINKNILLGVGTGDVMDNLKEEYQKYKMIDAYNNKLNVHNQFIESFMGTGVMGFISLLAVFIAGIIKSIRKRNILFLVFILNAFVFCFIESMFNTQVGVVFFVFFYCLFCVNLHRKPAL
- a CDS encoding aminotransferase class I/II-fold pyridoxal phosphate-dependent enzyme gives rise to the protein MKHLSYITETFTESVIREMTRISDAMDGLNLSQGFPDFESPLLIKEAAIRAIKSNKNQYPVTFGEPELREAISKKILKYNNIIANPSTEITVTCGATEAMLATLKAIINPGDEIIIFEPFYENYGPDGILSGATLKFVKLYAPDWHIDFDELSAAFNNKTKAIIINTPNNPTGKVFSFSEMKEISKLCEKWDTYAITDEIYEHILYDNSVHISLASLPGMAERTITINSISKTYSVTGWRVGWAVASPEITARIRKVHDFLTVGAPTPFQHAASEALSFENQYYDELQQKYDDSCKHLYETLVNSGFKPYKPKGAYYMIADVSSLFSKLNAENDFDFSRKLIEKTRVATVPGFSFYSTKNFVSKQVRFAFCKKQETLDKVRDLFFNHLT
- a CDS encoding DegT/DnrJ/EryC1/StrS family aminotransferase; the encoded protein is MEKRKVRFVEPGKLYRMIKDELDAAYFEVMSKGDLINRQQLRNFEENLAKFVGTKYAVGLNSGYDSLHISMRAAGIGPGDEVIVPAHTFVASCSAIVNVGATPVLVDVAKDFNIDADKIEEVITPRTKGIMPVHLSGWMADMPRIMEIADKYNLIVIEDACQSLGSAVNGKGAGAWGLTGCFSFYPFKILGGYGDGGAITTNSEEVATFARRIRFNGEDRDTGEYHGHGFTCLLDNLQAAFLDVKLRYMREWIAKRQSIANRYREALSDLPDLLLPHYNKPGFDHVYQNYTLRSTQGSAFSDYLKENGIEVLTQFRKPYYKHAGLKLTDKGFPETEALSREVCSLPMNVEIDDDEVEYVIHVVRSFYGK